The proteins below are encoded in one region of Prunus dulcis unplaced genomic scaffold, ALMONDv2, whole genome shotgun sequence:
- the LOC117613706 gene encoding uncharacterized protein LOC117613706 → MSSRHLDMATFLIRKRQLSHPLVFGTDWTTADCCLQQFLEPFKPTARKRGSKKAAGSNTVDLPASKVKNLHHFVRGTWQHGYAQAWTKVRKVYFPYNLKGSHWVAIELDFVRHTATVYDSYIDYTKRSKLVTLLHPISDTLARVLFDMHFYDDSEVEEVKQKGLTMSMYTPFSVCSIADVPQQRDGASCGILTVKFIEHLSAGMSVDKVDPLKIKYYRLKLAIEGLRGEAYL, encoded by the exons ATGAGCTCAAGG CACCTGGACATGGCAACCTTTCTTATCCGCAAAAGGCAACTATCTCATCCGTTGGTTTTTGGAACGGACTGGACAACGGCAGATTGTTGCTTGCAG CAATTTCTAGAGCCGTTCAAACCGACGGCCAGGAAACGTGGATCGAAGAAGGCTGCTGGTTCAAACACCGTTGACCTTCCAGCCAGCAAGGTGAAGAATTTACATCACTTTGTGCGTGGTACGTGGCAACACGGCTATGCCCAAGCTTGGACAAAAGTCCGGAAGGTGtattttccatataatctGAAAGGGTCTCATTGGGTTGCAATCGAACTTGATTTCGTAAGACATACTGCAACCGTGTATGACTCCTATATTGATTATACGAAACGTTCAAAGCTGGTTACGCTTCTGCACCCTATTAGCGATACGCTGGCACGAGTGCTGTTCGATATGCACTTTTATGATGATTCTGAGGTTGAAGAGGTGAAGCAAAAGGGGCTGACGATGTCGATGTATACGCCATTCTCAGTGTGCAGCATTGCAGATGTGCCACAACAACGAGATGG TGCGTCTTGCGGAATCTTGACCGTCAAATTCATCGAGCATCTCAGTGCTGGGATGTCGGTAGATAAAGTTGACCCTTTGAAGATCAAATATTACCGACTCAAGCTTGCAATTGAGGGTTTAAGGGGGGAGGCATATTTATGA